One Actinomyces marmotae DNA window includes the following coding sequences:
- the dnaE gene encoding DNA polymerase III subunit alpha translates to MAGASGEREQTTPADDFVHLHVHTDYSMLDGAGKIKDYVAEAKRLGQKALAITDHGYMFGAYEFYAAARKAGIKPIIGVEAYVTPGTSRHDRTRVFWGDESQRSDDVSARGSYTHMTLLSRDDEGLHNLMRLDSFASLEGQMGKAPRMDRELISRYAKGLISSTGCPSSEVQTRLRLGQWEEARRVAGELQDIFGKDYFYVELMDHGLEIERRVTKDLLRLAKEIGAPLLATNDSHYVRPEDRTIQDAMLCINSGSVLSDPDRFKFDGDTYYLRPGREMRELFKEMPEACDNTLLVAEQCDVHFATVDDGASFMPVFPVPEGETMESWFIKECWAGMDKRFRGQIPEDCRKQAEYEIGVIVQMGFPGYFLVVADYINWAKARGIRVGPGRGSGAGSMVAYAMGITELNPLNHGLIFERFLNPERISMPDIDVDFDERRRDEVIEYVKDKYGSDQVSQVVTYGVIKAKQSLKDSSRVMGYPYAVGDRLTKAMPPTIMGKDITIKGIFNPEDERYGEAEEFRKLHAEDPDAQKIVELAKGLEGMTRQWGVHACAVIMSSAPLTDIIPMMQRLQDGAYITQFDYPTCEHLGLLKMDFLGLRNLTVISDALDNIVANGKPALDIDHVELDDRATYELLSRGETLGVFQLDGGGMRTLLRLMKPDNFEDISAVGALYRPGPMGAESHTNYALRKNGLQEITPIHPELADALEPILGTTYGLIVYQEQVMKIATDLAGFTMGKADALRKAMGKKKMDILNKMFVEFEAGMVANGFSKDSVRTLWDVVVPFAKYAFNKAHSAAYGVVSYWTAYLKTHYPTEYMAALLTSQKDNKDKLAVYLGECRHMGITVLPPDVNASRARFAAVGGGIRFGLSAVRNVGLNVVEAIVNARKEKGEFTSFEDFLDKVPAVVCNKRTIDSLIKAGAFDSLGKSRRALQACHEDFVDEIIGVKRNEAAGQFDLFASLMGDGGSDDADDPFSSGPVFSAEIPDLPEWDKRDKLAYERDMLGLYVSDHPLLGIEPLLAKLSDTEISELVEDDERPDGAMVTIAGLITGLTRKTTKQGNLWAIAQIEDLGGSIEALFFPSTYQTVSTMLAPDTVVTIRGRLTRRDGAVSLYAQELTLPDISSATHEAVTLTLPTNRCTGPLVEKLRDLLQRHPGASVVRLNLTSPGREVRTQLAPSLRVEASQAFYSDIKALLGPGCLHH, encoded by the coding sequence ATGGCAGGTGCGAGCGGCGAGCGGGAACAGACGACTCCAGCGGACGACTTCGTCCACCTCCACGTCCACACCGACTACTCCATGCTGGACGGCGCGGGCAAGATCAAGGACTATGTCGCCGAGGCCAAGCGCCTGGGCCAAAAGGCGCTGGCCATCACCGACCATGGCTACATGTTCGGCGCCTACGAGTTCTACGCCGCGGCCCGCAAGGCCGGGATCAAGCCGATCATCGGCGTTGAGGCCTACGTGACGCCCGGGACCTCGCGCCATGACAGGACTCGCGTCTTCTGGGGTGATGAGTCCCAGCGCTCCGACGACGTCTCAGCCCGGGGCTCCTACACCCACATGACCCTGCTGTCCCGGGACGACGAGGGCCTGCACAACCTCATGCGACTGGACTCCTTCGCCTCCCTCGAGGGCCAGATGGGCAAGGCACCCCGCATGGACCGCGAGCTCATCAGCCGCTACGCCAAGGGCCTCATCTCCTCAACTGGCTGCCCCTCCTCCGAGGTCCAGACCCGCCTGCGGCTGGGCCAGTGGGAGGAGGCCCGTCGGGTCGCGGGCGAGCTCCAGGACATCTTCGGCAAGGATTACTTCTACGTCGAACTCATGGACCACGGCCTTGAGATCGAGCGGAGGGTCACCAAGGACCTCCTGCGTCTGGCGAAGGAGATCGGCGCGCCCCTGCTGGCCACCAATGACTCCCACTACGTGCGCCCCGAGGACCGCACCATCCAGGACGCCATGCTGTGCATCAACTCGGGCTCCGTCCTGTCCGACCCCGACCGCTTCAAGTTCGACGGCGACACCTACTACCTGCGCCCCGGCCGCGAGATGCGCGAGCTCTTCAAGGAGATGCCCGAGGCCTGCGACAACACCCTCCTCGTCGCCGAGCAGTGCGACGTCCACTTCGCCACCGTCGACGACGGCGCCTCCTTCATGCCCGTCTTCCCCGTCCCTGAGGGCGAGACCATGGAGTCGTGGTTCATCAAGGAGTGCTGGGCCGGGATGGACAAGCGCTTCCGCGGCCAGATCCCCGAGGACTGCCGCAAGCAGGCCGAGTACGAGATCGGCGTCATCGTCCAGATGGGCTTCCCCGGCTACTTCCTCGTCGTGGCCGACTACATCAACTGGGCCAAGGCGCGCGGCATCCGCGTCGGACCCGGCCGCGGCTCCGGGGCCGGCTCCATGGTCGCCTACGCCATGGGCATCACCGAGCTCAACCCCCTCAACCACGGGCTCATCTTCGAGCGCTTCCTCAACCCCGAGCGCATCTCCATGCCCGACATCGACGTCGACTTCGACGAGCGCCGGCGCGACGAGGTCATCGAGTACGTCAAGGACAAGTACGGCTCCGACCAGGTCAGCCAGGTCGTCACCTACGGCGTCATCAAGGCCAAGCAGTCCTTGAAGGACTCCAGCCGCGTCATGGGCTACCCCTACGCCGTCGGTGACCGCCTCACCAAGGCCATGCCCCCCACCATCATGGGCAAGGACATCACCATCAAGGGGATCTTCAACCCCGAGGATGAGCGCTACGGGGAGGCCGAGGAGTTCCGCAAGCTCCACGCCGAGGACCCCGACGCCCAGAAGATCGTCGAGCTCGCCAAGGGACTGGAGGGCATGACCCGCCAGTGGGGCGTCCACGCTTGCGCCGTCATCATGTCGTCAGCGCCCCTGACCGACATCATCCCCATGATGCAGCGCCTTCAGGACGGCGCCTACATCACCCAGTTCGACTACCCCACCTGCGAGCACCTCGGCCTGCTGAAGATGGACTTCCTGGGCCTGCGCAACCTGACGGTCATCTCCGACGCCCTGGACAACATCGTCGCCAATGGCAAGCCCGCCCTCGACATCGACCACGTCGAGCTCGACGACCGGGCCACCTACGAGCTTCTCTCCCGGGGTGAGACCCTCGGCGTCTTCCAGCTCGATGGCGGCGGCATGCGCACCCTCCTGCGCCTCATGAAGCCGGACAACTTCGAGGACATCTCCGCCGTCGGCGCCCTCTACCGCCCCGGCCCCATGGGCGCGGAGTCCCACACCAACTACGCCCTGCGCAAGAACGGCCTTCAGGAGATCACCCCGATCCACCCCGAGCTCGCCGACGCCCTCGAGCCCATCCTCGGCACCACCTACGGCCTCATCGTCTACCAGGAGCAGGTCATGAAGATCGCCACTGACCTGGCGGGCTTCACGATGGGCAAGGCCGACGCCCTGCGCAAGGCCATGGGCAAGAAGAAGATGGACATCCTGAACAAGATGTTCGTCGAGTTCGAGGCCGGCATGGTTGCCAACGGATTCTCCAAGGACTCGGTCCGGACCCTGTGGGACGTCGTGGTCCCCTTCGCCAAGTACGCCTTCAACAAGGCGCACTCCGCGGCCTACGGCGTCGTCTCCTACTGGACCGCCTACCTCAAGACCCACTACCCGACCGAGTACATGGCGGCCCTGCTGACCAGCCAGAAGGACAACAAGGACAAGCTCGCCGTCTACCTGGGGGAGTGCCGCCACATGGGCATCACCGTCCTGCCCCCGGACGTCAACGCCTCCCGCGCGCGCTTCGCCGCCGTTGGGGGAGGCATCCGCTTCGGCCTGTCCGCCGTGCGCAACGTCGGCCTTAACGTCGTTGAGGCCATCGTCAACGCCCGCAAGGAGAAGGGCGAGTTCACCTCCTTCGAGGACTTCCTCGACAAGGTCCCCGCCGTCGTGTGCAACAAGCGCACCATCGACTCCCTCATCAAGGCCGGCGCCTTCGACTCCCTGGGCAAGTCCCGCCGCGCGCTCCAGGCCTGCCATGAGGACTTCGTCGACGAGATCATCGGCGTCAAGCGCAACGAGGCTGCCGGCCAGTTCGACCTCTTCGCCTCCCTGATGGGCGACGGCGGGTCGGACGACGCCGATGACCCCTTCTCCTCCGGGCCCGTGTTCTCCGCCGAGATCCCCGACCTACCCGAGTGGGACAAGCGGGACAAACTCGCCTACGAGCGCGACATGCTCGGCCTCTACGTCTCCGATCACCCACTGCTCGGCATCGAGCCCCTGCTGGCCAAGCTCTCCGATACCGAGATCTCCGAACTCGTGGAGGACGACGAGCGCCCCGATGGCGCCATGGTCACCATCGCCGGCCTCATCACCGGCCTGACCCGCAAGACCACCAAGCAGGGAAACCTGTGGGCGATCGCCCAGATCGAGGACCTGGGCGGCTCCATCGAGGCCCTCTTCTTCCCCTCCACCTACCAGACCGTCTCCACCATGCTGGCGCCGGACACTGTGGTCACCATTCGGGGCAGGCTCACCCGCCGCGACGGCGCCGTCTCCCTCTACGCCCAGGAGCTCACCCTCCCCGACATCTCCAGCGCCACGCATGAGGCCGTCACGCTCACACTGCCGACCAACCGCTGCACCGGGCCCCTGGTGGAGAAGCTGCGCGACCTCCTTCAGCGCCACCCCGGCGCGAGCGTCGTGCGCCTCAACCTGACCAGCCCGGGCCGAGAGGTTCGCACCCAACTCGCCCCCTCACTGAGGGTGGAGGCCTCCCAGGCCTTCTACTCCGACATCAAGGCCCTCCTCGGGCCGGGGTGCCTCCATCACTGA
- a CDS encoding RNA-binding S4 domain-containing protein, producing the protein MPYPTILVRGEIKLGQFLKLADLVEDGAEARIAIQSGDVSVNGEVERRRGHRLSDGDLVVVDLPAGLAGARVRVEP; encoded by the coding sequence ATGCCGTATCCCACCATCCTTGTTCGCGGAGAGATTAAGCTGGGCCAGTTCTTGAAGCTCGCCGACCTCGTCGAGGACGGCGCCGAGGCCCGGATCGCGATCCAGTCGGGCGATGTGAGCGTGAATGGCGAGGTGGAGCGGCGTCGTGGGCACCGCCTGTCCGACGGCGACCTCGTGGTGGTCGACCTCCCCGCAGGATTGGCGGGAGCGCGGGTGAGAGTCGAGCCCTGA
- a CDS encoding right-handed parallel beta-helix repeat-containing protein → MLHVSASSGSDSGDGSAAKPYKTLGAALKAASEGQVVELADGTYREGNIYVDKGVTIRAAAGATPVLSGAEVPTSWKAGGDGTWSTGHDMVRFCDVCTTNANPAVEGMAAHPEQVFVDGKPLTQVASRGEVNASSFYVDDPDPVTLKKPGDSYSGFNAKPHRGTSYVIGVDPSKHTVEVVQQHRALTLQGANTTLSGIVVEKYSPLQRWDYQDPEIGVFTGGGAVVVSKEGQTIENNTFRYSAAGSALHLASAPNTKVTGNRFEDNGGAALNVNASSGTVIEKNYWRGTNSAGFITTDCGAYCTIADTKVTHSENVRYAFNTVDNSASGKDASLPQNNETVQTAGIWFDEGVINSDIVGNHFINVPLGILDEVSSHTTIASNIIDGAGTAIRVQGSDNSSVWNNTVSHALTSLVVREDTRSKGCNARSADGTCTSLEPWSAKRGLSWDTTNAVVTNNIFSSEQTQASPNDPWRYASIVNVDGDTNRHAPGAFYANQMISSIDHNAYYRPHGGEYNFLHWWQYGKNSINEAFYSQDLKTFGSHKGVTTGGKESHSLDLRGTPDANPLFVKEASGPNWKASDFRLKPGSPASGAGAALPKAIAEKIGADAGVAVNMGALVNAAWNGEQPAAQAPGAEQPAEPGAQAAPTTEAPAPAPAGDAAQESPAKNTPTAAAQAAQARAEIAKDVKPKARTVMAGGALASLLVGVLGPYLRRLFLSLRA, encoded by the coding sequence GTGCTCCATGTTTCAGCCTCGTCCGGATCTGACTCCGGCGACGGCTCCGCCGCCAAGCCCTACAAGACCCTCGGCGCCGCCCTCAAGGCGGCCAGCGAGGGGCAGGTCGTCGAACTCGCCGATGGCACCTACCGAGAGGGCAACATCTACGTCGACAAGGGTGTGACCATCCGCGCCGCCGCCGGTGCCACCCCGGTTCTGTCCGGGGCCGAGGTGCCGACCTCCTGGAAGGCCGGGGGTGACGGCACATGGTCGACGGGCCACGACATGGTCCGCTTCTGCGATGTGTGCACCACCAACGCCAATCCCGCGGTCGAGGGCATGGCGGCCCACCCCGAGCAGGTCTTCGTCGACGGCAAGCCGCTCACACAGGTCGCCTCGAGGGGCGAGGTGAACGCCTCCTCCTTCTACGTCGACGACCCGGACCCCGTGACCCTGAAGAAGCCGGGCGACTCCTACAGCGGCTTCAACGCCAAGCCGCATCGCGGCACCTCCTACGTCATCGGGGTCGATCCCTCCAAGCACACCGTCGAGGTCGTCCAGCAGCACCGCGCGCTCACCCTGCAAGGGGCCAACACCACGCTGTCCGGGATCGTCGTCGAGAAGTACTCCCCGCTCCAGCGGTGGGACTACCAGGACCCCGAGATCGGCGTGTTCACCGGCGGCGGCGCTGTCGTCGTGTCCAAGGAGGGCCAGACGATCGAGAACAACACCTTCCGCTACTCCGCGGCCGGCAGCGCGCTGCACCTGGCCAGCGCCCCGAACACCAAGGTCACGGGGAACCGCTTCGAGGACAACGGCGGCGCTGCGCTCAACGTCAACGCCTCCTCCGGCACGGTCATCGAGAAGAACTACTGGCGGGGGACGAACTCCGCTGGGTTCATCACGACCGACTGCGGCGCCTACTGCACCATCGCCGACACCAAGGTGACCCACTCGGAGAACGTGCGCTACGCCTTCAACACCGTGGACAACTCGGCGTCGGGTAAGGACGCCTCGCTGCCCCAGAACAACGAGACCGTGCAGACCGCCGGAATCTGGTTCGATGAGGGCGTCATCAACTCCGACATCGTGGGCAACCACTTCATCAACGTCCCCCTGGGCATCCTCGACGAGGTCTCCTCCCACACCACCATCGCCTCCAACATCATCGACGGCGCGGGAACGGCGATCCGGGTGCAGGGCTCTGACAACTCCTCGGTGTGGAACAACACCGTCTCGCACGCGCTGACCAGCCTCGTGGTGCGCGAGGACACCCGCTCCAAGGGCTGCAACGCCAGGAGCGCGGACGGCACCTGCACCTCGCTGGAGCCCTGGAGCGCCAAGCGCGGCCTGAGCTGGGACACCACGAACGCGGTGGTCACCAACAACATCTTCTCTTCGGAGCAGACGCAGGCCTCACCCAATGACCCCTGGCGCTACGCCTCCATCGTCAACGTCGATGGCGACACCAACCGTCACGCCCCCGGCGCCTTCTACGCCAACCAGATGATCTCCAGCATCGACCACAACGCCTACTACCGGCCGCATGGCGGTGAATACAACTTCCTGCACTGGTGGCAGTACGGGAAGAACTCGATCAACGAGGCCTTCTACTCCCAGGATCTGAAGACCTTTGGCTCGCACAAGGGCGTGACCACCGGCGGTAAGGAGAGCCACAGCCTCGACCTGCGCGGCACCCCGGACGCCAACCCGCTGTTCGTCAAGGAGGCCAGTGGTCCGAACTGGAAGGCCTCCGATTTCCGCCTCAAGCCCGGTAGCCCGGCCTCCGGCGCTGGCGCGGCGCTGCCCAAGGCCATCGCCGAGAAGATCGGCGCCGACGCGGGCGTGGCGGTGAACATGGGCGCTCTGGTCAACGCCGCTTGGAATGGCGAGCAGCCCGCTGCTCAGGCGCCCGGCGCCGAGCAGCCGGCAGAGCCCGGTGCTCAGGCCGCGCCGACCACCGAGGCGCCGGCCCCGGCCCCCGCCGGTGACGCCGCCCAGGAGTCCCCCGCCAAGAACACCCCGACCGCCGCCGCTCAGGCGGCCCAGGCCAGGGCGGAGATCGCCAAGGACGTCAAGCCCAAGGCGCGCACGGTCATGGCCGGTGGGGCCCTCGCCTCGCTCCTGGTCGGTGTCCTCGGTCCGTACCTGCGGCGCTTGTTCCTGTCGTTGCGCGCATGA